A window of Maniola hyperantus chromosome 26, iAphHyp1.2, whole genome shotgun sequence contains these coding sequences:
- the LOC117994363 gene encoding uncharacterized protein isoform X2 — translation MRCCAPFCKNTPDNVSPSEREGKEISFHGLPSEVHLRAAWLRALGKQDNSPDSAVVCSQHFLSDDLYETESGLWQIRTGAIPSTVQVCMICLDTDSKLLLMSKHKLEEAYVKLTGQPLCDQGNLKHTICVQCAQRLINFSSFREKSLRACALMMDLVEKHELITRRHIKMINRTKHQLKSNMRLTTLAPDHCDLHILEHLSEDKQTELKETGLQVLVKTEGCDDSMSVDEDMELINEDDNIADNVKDEFVTSDDENSITLDENELDEALQTKHLQADPRPSVHSSQTLVAPLPASLATNNEIKVSPTEEADTDVSCQYNRLTDCFVKLYDVFYKNVVQRRDETLKNTRKAVRSCVSQNIVSKDISYQATSQDKVPSTESLEPVINTVKALQNKTDCLTNVINIQCNYSSKNSSHIEEREFICDICKKMYKRKSVLVKHIKTHAEVRRFTCEICQYKCKYQSYLKRHMRTHTGIKPFSCKFCDHKCTTNSNLLRHMRTHTGIKPFLCKLCDYKCTTNDSLMTHMRTHTSEKPFSCKLCNYKCATNSNLVKHMRTHTGEKPYSCKLCNYKCAQNSHLVTHMRTHTGEKPYSCKICNYKFAYNSTLVTHMRTHTGIKPFMCKLCNYKCAANSQLLRHMRTHTGIKPFTCKLCDFKCATNGNLGRHMRTHTGERPFSYHWRP, via the exons ATGCGGTGTTGTGCGCCTTTCTGCAAAAATACTCCGGACAATGTATCACCATCAGAGCGAGAAGGGAAGGAAATCAGTTTTCATGG TTTACCGAGTGAAGTGCATCTCCGTGCTGCTTGGCTCAGAGCCCTCGGGAAACAGGACAACTCACCCGACTCTGCTGTGGTCTGCTCGCAGCATTTTCTAAGTGATGACCTTTATGAAACTGAAAGTGGCTTATGGCAAATTCGTACTGGTGCTATTCCTTCGACAGTGCAG GTGTGCATGATATGCCTAGACACTGACAGCAAGCTGTTACTAATGAGTAAACACAAATTGGAAGAAGCATATGTAAAGTTAACTGGACAGCCT TTGTGTGATCAAGGAAACCTAAAACATACAATTTGTGTACAATGTGCTCAGAGATTGATTAACTTTAGTAGCTTTAGAGAGAAGAGCTTGAGAGCCTGTGCACTGATGATGGACTTAGTTGAAAAACATGAATTA ATAACAAGACGTCATATTAAAATGATAAACCGCACAAAACACCAACTAAAGAGCAATATGAGATTGACAACACTAGCACCTGACCACTGTGACTTACACATACTAGAACACCTCTCagaagacaaacaaacagaattAAAGGAAACCGGACTCCAAGTTCTAGTGAAAACTGAAGGATGTGATGACTCTATGTCGGTTGATGAGGACATGGAACTGATAAATGAAGATGACAATATTGCAGACAATGTCAAAGATGAGTTTGTAACTTCTGATGATGAGAATAGCATTACATTGGACGAAAATGAGCTGGATGAAGCTCTTCAGACGAAACATTT gCAGGCAGACCCCAGGCCTTCTGTACATTCGTCTCAGACCTTAG TCGCTCCTCTGCCCGCGAGTCTTGCGACAAATAACGAAATAAAAGTGTCCCCAACTGAAGAAGCAGATACAGACGTCAGTTGCCAATACAACAGATTAACAGATTGTTTTGTCAAATTATATGATGTTTTCTATAAGAATGTTGTACAAAGACGAGACGAAACTCTGAAGAATACACGAAAAGCTGTTAGGTCTTGTGTCAGTCAGAACATTGTGTCTAAAGATATCAGTTATCAGGCAACAAGTCAGGATAAAGTGCCTTCGACAGAATCCCTTGAACCAGTCATTAATACAGTAAAAgctttacaaaataaaactgATTGTTTGACGAATGTAATTAACATACAATGTAATTATTCATCAAAAAATAGTTCACACATTGAGGAAAGAGAGTTCATTTGTGACATTTGTAAAAAGATGTATAAACGAAAAAGTGTCTTAGTTAAACACATAAAGACTCACGCTGAAGTAAGACGGTTCACTTGCGAAATATGCCAGTACAAATGTAAATATCAAAGTTATTTGAAGAGGcatatgaggactcacactggtatAAAGCCTTTCTCGTGTAAGTTTTGTGATCACAAATGTACAACAAATAGCAATCTATtgaggcacatgagaacccacactggtataaaaccctttttgtgtaaattatgcgattacaaatgtacaacTAACGACAGTCTAAtgacgcacatgagaacccacactagTGAAAAGCCATTTtcgtgtaagttatgcaattacaaatgtgcaACAAACAGTAAtctagtgaagcacatgagaactcacactggtgaaaagccatattcgtgtaagttatgcaactacaaatgtgcacaaaatagccatctagtgacgcacatgagaacccacactggtgaaaagccataTTCGTGTAAGATATGCAATTACAAATTTGCATATAACAGCACTCtagtgacgcacatgagaacccacactggtataaaacctttcATGTGTAAAttatgcaattacaaatgtgcaGCAAATAGTCAACTActgaggcacatgagaactcacactggtattAAACCCTTTacgtgtaagttatgcgatttCAAATGTGCAACTAATGGCAATCTAGGGAGGCatatgagaacccacactggtgaaagacctttctcat ATCATTGGAGACCGTAG
- the LOC117994363 gene encoding uncharacterized protein isoform X3: MRCCAPFCKNTPDNVSPSEREGKEISFHGLPSEVHLRAAWLRALGKQDNSPDSAVVCSQHFLSDDLYETESGLWQIRTGAIPSTVQVCMICLDTDSKLLLMSKHKLEEAYVKLTGQPLCDQGNLKHTICVQCAQRLINFSSFREKSLRACALMMDLVEKHELITRRHIKMINRTKHQLKSNMRLTTLAPDHCDLHILEHLSEDKQTELKETGLQVLVKTEGCDDSMSVDEDMELINEDDNIADNVKDEFVTSDDENSITLDENELDEALQTKHLQADPRPSVHSSQTLVAPLPASLATNNEIKVSPTEEADTDVSCQYNRLTDCFVKLYDVFYKNVVQRRDETLKNTRKAVRSCVSQNIVSKDISYQATSQDKVPSTESLEPVINTVKALQNKTDCLTNVINIQCNYSSKNSSHIEEREFICDICKKMYKRKSVLVKHIKTHAEVRRFTCEICQYKCKYQSYLKRHMRTHTGIKPFSCKFCDHKCTTNSNLLRHMRTHTGIKPFLCKLCDYKCTTNDSLMTHMRTHTSEKPFSCKLCNYKCATNSNLVKHMRTHTGEKPYSCKLCNYKCAQNSHLVTHMRTHTGEKPYSCKICNYKFAYNSTLVTHMRTHTGIKPFMCKLCNYKCAANSQLLRHMRTHTGIKPFTCKLCDFKCATNGNLGRHMRTHTGERPFS; encoded by the exons ATGCGGTGTTGTGCGCCTTTCTGCAAAAATACTCCGGACAATGTATCACCATCAGAGCGAGAAGGGAAGGAAATCAGTTTTCATGG TTTACCGAGTGAAGTGCATCTCCGTGCTGCTTGGCTCAGAGCCCTCGGGAAACAGGACAACTCACCCGACTCTGCTGTGGTCTGCTCGCAGCATTTTCTAAGTGATGACCTTTATGAAACTGAAAGTGGCTTATGGCAAATTCGTACTGGTGCTATTCCTTCGACAGTGCAG GTGTGCATGATATGCCTAGACACTGACAGCAAGCTGTTACTAATGAGTAAACACAAATTGGAAGAAGCATATGTAAAGTTAACTGGACAGCCT TTGTGTGATCAAGGAAACCTAAAACATACAATTTGTGTACAATGTGCTCAGAGATTGATTAACTTTAGTAGCTTTAGAGAGAAGAGCTTGAGAGCCTGTGCACTGATGATGGACTTAGTTGAAAAACATGAATTA ATAACAAGACGTCATATTAAAATGATAAACCGCACAAAACACCAACTAAAGAGCAATATGAGATTGACAACACTAGCACCTGACCACTGTGACTTACACATACTAGAACACCTCTCagaagacaaacaaacagaattAAAGGAAACCGGACTCCAAGTTCTAGTGAAAACTGAAGGATGTGATGACTCTATGTCGGTTGATGAGGACATGGAACTGATAAATGAAGATGACAATATTGCAGACAATGTCAAAGATGAGTTTGTAACTTCTGATGATGAGAATAGCATTACATTGGACGAAAATGAGCTGGATGAAGCTCTTCAGACGAAACATTT gCAGGCAGACCCCAGGCCTTCTGTACATTCGTCTCAGACCTTAG TCGCTCCTCTGCCCGCGAGTCTTGCGACAAATAACGAAATAAAAGTGTCCCCAACTGAAGAAGCAGATACAGACGTCAGTTGCCAATACAACAGATTAACAGATTGTTTTGTCAAATTATATGATGTTTTCTATAAGAATGTTGTACAAAGACGAGACGAAACTCTGAAGAATACACGAAAAGCTGTTAGGTCTTGTGTCAGTCAGAACATTGTGTCTAAAGATATCAGTTATCAGGCAACAAGTCAGGATAAAGTGCCTTCGACAGAATCCCTTGAACCAGTCATTAATACAGTAAAAgctttacaaaataaaactgATTGTTTGACGAATGTAATTAACATACAATGTAATTATTCATCAAAAAATAGTTCACACATTGAGGAAAGAGAGTTCATTTGTGACATTTGTAAAAAGATGTATAAACGAAAAAGTGTCTTAGTTAAACACATAAAGACTCACGCTGAAGTAAGACGGTTCACTTGCGAAATATGCCAGTACAAATGTAAATATCAAAGTTATTTGAAGAGGcatatgaggactcacactggtatAAAGCCTTTCTCGTGTAAGTTTTGTGATCACAAATGTACAACAAATAGCAATCTATtgaggcacatgagaacccacactggtataaaaccctttttgtgtaaattatgcgattacaaatgtacaacTAACGACAGTCTAAtgacgcacatgagaacccacactagTGAAAAGCCATTTtcgtgtaagttatgcaattacaaatgtgcaACAAACAGTAAtctagtgaagcacatgagaactcacactggtgaaaagccatattcgtgtaagttatgcaactacaaatgtgcacaaaatagccatctagtgacgcacatgagaacccacactggtgaaaagccataTTCGTGTAAGATATGCAATTACAAATTTGCATATAACAGCACTCtagtgacgcacatgagaacccacactggtataaaacctttcATGTGTAAAttatgcaattacaaatgtgcaGCAAATAGTCAACTActgaggcacatgagaactcacactggtattAAACCCTTTacgtgtaagttatgcgatttCAAATGTGCAACTAATGGCAATCTAGGGAGGCatatgagaacccacactggtgaaagacctttctcat GA
- the LOC138404110 gene encoding uncharacterized protein, whose amino-acid sequence MVSPRKLGEFDVVSGNWASYCERMEMYFIVGEVKETLRVPTMISMVGDRAYELMVNLCSPDRPGDKTFAELVKIVGEHLQPKPSILAERFRFRQYRQQESTSVSQYVAELKELSRFCEFGNNLSENLRDQLVCGLQSEVIRQRLFAEETLDFNRAVRLATTFEAAEKNALAVEVGIGISRPKSEPGKMGETLRGAAASVSETSSKSLHRFRISAGDRCGDQRHADADGSGICDDDVLMTQEQDLQGKNAASGYNRSRRGGRSYGMRWGAGAQRRNQGAGIASRGPNTAGTNHWRDEDPAWMESVGSDDVNEEEPVYQMSLRDYKPVSIIVLLDEKPLVMEIDTGSALSCISKQTYIERFSELIDGGLGRYTGGHATLHVREGAVPVFCRARPLAYALRERVDAELDAMLRAGVIEPVDTSDWATPLVIVNKPNGAIRVKRLLASSAVLAHYDVNKPVILTCDASALGIGAVLAQRGADIGGGERPVAYASRSLSAAEINYSQIQKEALAIYN is encoded by the exons ATGGTTTCTCCCAGGAAATTAGGGGAATTCGATGTCGTGAGTGGGAACTGGGCATCATACTGCGAGCGGATGGAAATGTATTTCATAGTGGGCGAGGTGAAAGAGACCTTAAGGGTACCTACTATGATATCGATGGTCGGGGACAGGGCCTACGAGCTGATGGTAAATCTCTGTAGCCCGGATAGACCAGGTGATAAAACTTTTGCCGAGTTAGTGAAGATAGTGGGAGAACATTTACAACCAAAACCATCAATATTGGCTGAGCGTTTTCGATTTAGGCAGTATCGTCAGCAAGAATCAACTTCGGTCTCACAATATGTCGCAGAACTGAAGGAACTATCACGTTTTTGTGAGTTTGGAAATAATCTCAGCGAAAATTTACGAGATCAGTTAGTGTGCGGCTTACAGAGTGAAGTCATTCGTCAAAGACTCTTTGCCGAAGAGACTTTAGATTTTAATCGCGCAGTCAGGTTGGCTACGACATTCGAAGCCGCGGAGAAAAACGCACTTGCAGTGGAAGTCGGAATAGGTATCAGCAGACCAAAATCGGAACCAGGGAAGATGGGAGAGACACTACGAGGAGCAGCTGCGAGTGTCAGcgaaacttcatcaaaatcattACATCGTTTTCGAATTAGTGCAGGCGATCGATGCGGGGATCAGCGGCATG CCGATGCCGACGGATCGGGCATTTGCGACGACGATGTTCTGATGACCCAGGAGCAGGATCTGCAGGGGAAAAATGCTGCCAGTGGCTATAACCGATCGCGGCGCGGCGGTCGCAGCTACGGAATGCGTTGGGGAGCAGGAGCACAGCGTAGAAATCAGGGTGCGGGCATTGCATCGAGGGGCCCTAACACGGCGGGCACGAACCACTGGCGGGACGAAGACCCGGCTTGGATGGAGTCGGTCGGTTCGGACGACGTCAACGAAGAAGAACCTGTTTATCAGATGTCGCTAAGGGACTATAAGCCGGTTAGCATAATAGTGTTACTAGACGAGAAGCCTTTGGTTATGGAAATTGATACTGGTTCTGCGTTGTCATGTATAAGCAAGCAGACGTATATTGAAAG GTTTAGTGAATTAATCGACGGCGGGCTCGGGCGCTACACGGGCGGGCACGCCACGCTGCACGTGCGAGAGGGCGCCGTGCCCGTGTTCTGTCGTGCGCGCCCCCTCGCCTATGCGCTTCGGGAGCGCGTGGACGCCGAGCTGGACGCGATGCTGCGTGCCGGTGTCATCGAGCCGGTTGACACGTCGGACTGGGCCACCCCGCTTGTAATTGTGAACAAACCTAACGGTGCCATTAGG GTTAAAAGATTACTGGCGAGCTCTGCGGTTTTAGCGCATTACGATGTAAATAAGCCGGTTATATTGACATGTGATGCGAGTGCGCTTGGGATAGGCGCGGTGTTAGCGCAGCGAGGCGCAGACATCGGCGGGGGCGAGCGACCGGTCGCATATGCCTCCCGATCGCTGTCGGCAGCGGAAATAAATTATAGTCAGATACAAAAGGAGGCTCTTGCAATATATAATTAG
- the LOC117994363 gene encoding zinc finger protein 502-like isoform X1, whose protein sequence is MRCCAPFCKNTPDNVSPSEREGKEISFHGLPSEVHLRAAWLRALGKQDNSPDSAVVCSQHFLSDDLYETESGLWQIRTGAIPSTVQVCMICLDTDSKLLLMSKHKLEEAYVKLTGQPLCDQGNLKHTICVQCAQRLINFSSFREKSLRACALMMDLVEKHELITRRHIKMINRTKHQLKSNMRLTTLAPDHCDLHILEHLSEDKQTELKETGLQVLVKTEGCDDSMSVDEDMELINEDDNIADNVKDEFVTSDDENSITLDENELDEALQTKHLQADPRPSVHSSQTLVAPLPASLATNNEIKVSPTEEADTDVSCQYNRLTDCFVKLYDVFYKNVVQRRDETLKNTRKAVRSCVSQNIVSKDISYQATSQDKVPSTESLEPVINTVKALQNKTDCLTNVINIQCNYSSKNSSHIEEREFICDICKKMYKRKSVLVKHIKTHAEVRRFTCEICQYKCKYQSYLKRHMRTHTGIKPFSCKFCDHKCTTNSNLLRHMRTHTGIKPFLCKLCDYKCTTNDSLMTHMRTHTSEKPFSCKLCNYKCATNSNLVKHMRTHTGEKPYSCKLCNYKCAQNSHLVTHMRTHTGEKPYSCKICNYKFAYNSTLVTHMRTHTGIKPFMCKLCNYKCAANSQLLRHMRTHTGIKPFTCKLCDFKCATNGNLGRHMRTHTGERPFSCKLCDYKFADNSNLVTHMRTHTGEKPYSCKVCEYKCAQRSSLKYHMRTHTATGEKPSSCP, encoded by the exons ATGCGGTGTTGTGCGCCTTTCTGCAAAAATACTCCGGACAATGTATCACCATCAGAGCGAGAAGGGAAGGAAATCAGTTTTCATGG TTTACCGAGTGAAGTGCATCTCCGTGCTGCTTGGCTCAGAGCCCTCGGGAAACAGGACAACTCACCCGACTCTGCTGTGGTCTGCTCGCAGCATTTTCTAAGTGATGACCTTTATGAAACTGAAAGTGGCTTATGGCAAATTCGTACTGGTGCTATTCCTTCGACAGTGCAG GTGTGCATGATATGCCTAGACACTGACAGCAAGCTGTTACTAATGAGTAAACACAAATTGGAAGAAGCATATGTAAAGTTAACTGGACAGCCT TTGTGTGATCAAGGAAACCTAAAACATACAATTTGTGTACAATGTGCTCAGAGATTGATTAACTTTAGTAGCTTTAGAGAGAAGAGCTTGAGAGCCTGTGCACTGATGATGGACTTAGTTGAAAAACATGAATTA ATAACAAGACGTCATATTAAAATGATAAACCGCACAAAACACCAACTAAAGAGCAATATGAGATTGACAACACTAGCACCTGACCACTGTGACTTACACATACTAGAACACCTCTCagaagacaaacaaacagaattAAAGGAAACCGGACTCCAAGTTCTAGTGAAAACTGAAGGATGTGATGACTCTATGTCGGTTGATGAGGACATGGAACTGATAAATGAAGATGACAATATTGCAGACAATGTCAAAGATGAGTTTGTAACTTCTGATGATGAGAATAGCATTACATTGGACGAAAATGAGCTGGATGAAGCTCTTCAGACGAAACATTT gCAGGCAGACCCCAGGCCTTCTGTACATTCGTCTCAGACCTTAG TCGCTCCTCTGCCCGCGAGTCTTGCGACAAATAACGAAATAAAAGTGTCCCCAACTGAAGAAGCAGATACAGACGTCAGTTGCCAATACAACAGATTAACAGATTGTTTTGTCAAATTATATGATGTTTTCTATAAGAATGTTGTACAAAGACGAGACGAAACTCTGAAGAATACACGAAAAGCTGTTAGGTCTTGTGTCAGTCAGAACATTGTGTCTAAAGATATCAGTTATCAGGCAACAAGTCAGGATAAAGTGCCTTCGACAGAATCCCTTGAACCAGTCATTAATACAGTAAAAgctttacaaaataaaactgATTGTTTGACGAATGTAATTAACATACAATGTAATTATTCATCAAAAAATAGTTCACACATTGAGGAAAGAGAGTTCATTTGTGACATTTGTAAAAAGATGTATAAACGAAAAAGTGTCTTAGTTAAACACATAAAGACTCACGCTGAAGTAAGACGGTTCACTTGCGAAATATGCCAGTACAAATGTAAATATCAAAGTTATTTGAAGAGGcatatgaggactcacactggtatAAAGCCTTTCTCGTGTAAGTTTTGTGATCACAAATGTACAACAAATAGCAATCTATtgaggcacatgagaacccacactggtataaaaccctttttgtgtaaattatgcgattacaaatgtacaacTAACGACAGTCTAAtgacgcacatgagaacccacactagTGAAAAGCCATTTtcgtgtaagttatgcaattacaaatgtgcaACAAACAGTAAtctagtgaagcacatgagaactcacactggtgaaaagccatattcgtgtaagttatgcaactacaaatgtgcacaaaatagccatctagtgacgcacatgagaacccacactggtgaaaagccataTTCGTGTAAGATATGCAATTACAAATTTGCATATAACAGCACTCtagtgacgcacatgagaacccacactggtataaaacctttcATGTGTAAAttatgcaattacaaatgtgcaGCAAATAGTCAACTActgaggcacatgagaactcacactggtattAAACCCTTTacgtgtaagttatgcgatttCAAATGTGCAACTAATGGCAATCTAGGGAGGCatatgagaacccacactggtgaaagacctttctcatgtaagttatgcgattacaaatttGCAGATAATAGCAATCtagtgacgcacatgagaacccacacggGTGAAAAGCCATATTCGTGCAAGGTATGCGAGTACAAATGTGCACAAAGAAGTAGTCTAAAGTATcatatgagaactcacactgccACTGGTGAAAAGCCTTCATCATGTCCGTGA